Proteins from a single region of Natrinema amylolyticum:
- a CDS encoding oligogalacturonate lyase family protein, translated as MGDELRQGPNAGRTLPPERERYEDPETGARVTRLTSDPDADSRHLYFTEPGWDDADDRLLVRSDRDGTRQLYSVALESGEIRQLTDLPAAISGVTRIATEPTALFWCDDRLVALDLEGLEIQTLYKIPDGYDGSVAAGTADGTRVVTAISERLDIDGRSNDREQWIADRMNAGPHSKVLSVPLSGGDPTIHVEDDRWLNHVNASPTRPELVTYCEEGPWEAVDRIWALNLETNETWAVRPTDADEAVGHEYWLADGETIGYHGWRGGRDDPDPFFGHVRYDGTKRNEWPAPDIYTHFHSNSRELVVGDGTYRGAPVDLLWEWDDDADEYRSPRKLAAHGWSGDDDVHPHSRLSPNGDRVVFDSSRGGSGSDVYIVDIPDNLDGLPTFDGTER; from the coding sequence ATGGGAGACGAGTTACGACAGGGGCCGAATGCGGGCCGAACGCTACCGCCCGAGCGCGAACGATACGAGGACCCGGAGACGGGCGCGCGCGTTACGCGGTTGACGAGCGATCCAGACGCCGACAGTCGACATCTGTACTTCACCGAACCGGGGTGGGACGACGCGGACGATCGGCTGCTCGTTCGCTCGGACCGCGACGGAACGCGGCAACTCTACTCGGTCGCGCTCGAGTCGGGCGAGATACGGCAGTTGACCGACCTCCCGGCGGCGATCAGCGGCGTCACCCGCATCGCGACCGAACCGACGGCGCTATTCTGGTGTGACGACCGGCTCGTCGCGCTCGACCTCGAGGGACTCGAGATACAGACCCTATATAAGATACCGGACGGGTACGACGGGAGCGTCGCTGCCGGGACGGCCGACGGCACGCGGGTCGTCACGGCGATTTCCGAACGGCTCGATATCGACGGGCGATCGAACGACCGCGAGCAGTGGATCGCCGATCGGATGAACGCTGGACCGCACTCCAAGGTGCTCTCAGTTCCGCTTTCGGGCGGCGATCCGACGATCCACGTCGAGGACGACCGATGGCTCAACCACGTCAACGCGTCGCCGACTCGGCCCGAACTCGTCACGTACTGCGAGGAGGGGCCGTGGGAGGCGGTCGATCGGATCTGGGCGCTGAACCTCGAGACGAACGAGACGTGGGCGGTCCGACCGACGGACGCGGACGAGGCCGTCGGCCACGAGTACTGGCTCGCCGACGGCGAGACGATCGGCTACCACGGCTGGCGGGGCGGCCGCGACGACCCGGACCCGTTCTTCGGCCACGTTAGATACGACGGGACGAAACGGAACGAGTGGCCGGCACCGGATATCTACACGCACTTTCACAGCAATTCGCGAGAGCTGGTCGTCGGGGACGGAACCTACCGCGGCGCGCCCGTCGACCTGCTCTGGGAGTGGGACGACGACGCCGACGAGTACCGCTCACCGCGAAAGCTGGCCGCCCACGGCTGGAGCGGCGACGACGACGTCCACCCTCACTCGCGGCTGAGTCCGAACGGCGATCGCGTCGTCTTCGATAGCTCTCGGGGTGGCTCCGGCAGCGACGTCTATATCGTCGATATACCCGACAATCTCGACGGTTTACCGACGTTCGACGGGACAGAGAGGTAA
- a CDS encoding DUF2264 domain-containing protein, translating to MNPVAENSLRTRADFERAVEDLVDPLYDHASPSGARVRPMATGAHFPAVAAELEGFARPLWGLVPLSVHGTSEQWDLVRRGLVNGTDPSHDEYWGEADDYSQKHVEMAAIGLGLALTPDRIWDPLSEPERERLVRWLNQINDADLHDCNWLFFRVMVNMGLRSVGADHDWEGTQSSLDRLESFYQGGGWYTDGPVGDGSPIDYYLPWAMHFYGLVYAAVCGDEDPERASRFRERAAEFATEHVHWFDDEGRALPYGRSLTYRFAQAGFWGALAFADLNPLPWGVLRGLWARNVRWWLNQPIFTDGGLLSVGYRYPTLKTSEVYNSPNSPYWATKAFLPLALEPTHPFWQADEEPLPDRPETVVQSEPRKVICRDDDHLFALSLAQNSIYGPEKYGKFAYSATFGFSMAGQNVGLGEAGHDSTLALSPDGDRYKTPASESVAATEVDETTLKSLWSPWDDVRVETWLAPALPWHVRVHRLETSRPLHSEEGGFALDRTGDDDPTQFTHGTEGATARAAYPNGTSVVTDLRADRNPEIVPEEPNTNLMHPRTVVPTLRKQYDAGEHWLATAVRATAEGPVDFDRTPELVTADDDRVAIETADGDRLLECRAGEIATTNRAE from the coding sequence ATGAACCCAGTCGCGGAGAATTCGCTCCGGACGCGAGCCGATTTCGAACGAGCCGTCGAGGACCTCGTCGACCCGTTGTACGATCACGCCAGCCCCAGTGGTGCGCGAGTGCGACCGATGGCGACCGGCGCTCACTTCCCCGCCGTCGCCGCCGAACTCGAGGGGTTCGCGCGACCGCTGTGGGGGCTCGTTCCGCTGAGCGTCCACGGGACGTCCGAGCAGTGGGATCTCGTTCGACGCGGCCTCGTCAACGGCACGGACCCGAGCCACGACGAGTACTGGGGCGAGGCGGACGACTACTCCCAGAAACACGTCGAGATGGCCGCGATCGGGCTCGGACTCGCGTTGACTCCCGACCGAATCTGGGACCCGCTCTCCGAACCGGAGCGGGAGCGACTCGTCCGCTGGCTGAACCAGATCAACGACGCCGACCTCCACGACTGTAACTGGCTGTTCTTCCGGGTCATGGTCAACATGGGGCTCCGATCGGTCGGGGCCGACCACGACTGGGAGGGCACGCAGTCGTCGCTGGATCGACTCGAGTCGTTCTATCAGGGCGGGGGCTGGTACACCGACGGCCCGGTGGGGGATGGAAGTCCGATCGACTACTACCTGCCGTGGGCGATGCACTTCTACGGACTCGTCTACGCAGCCGTCTGCGGCGACGAGGATCCGGAGCGGGCCAGCCGGTTTCGCGAGCGGGCCGCCGAGTTCGCGACCGAGCACGTCCACTGGTTCGACGACGAGGGACGCGCGCTCCCCTACGGTCGAAGCCTCACCTACCGCTTCGCGCAGGCCGGGTTCTGGGGCGCGCTCGCGTTCGCCGACCTGAACCCGCTCCCGTGGGGTGTCCTCAGAGGGCTCTGGGCGCGGAACGTCCGCTGGTGGCTGAACCAGCCGATCTTCACGGACGGGGGCCTGCTGTCGGTCGGCTACCGATATCCGACGCTGAAGACGTCTGAGGTGTACAACTCGCCGAACTCGCCGTACTGGGCGACGAAGGCGTTCCTGCCGCTCGCGCTCGAGCCGACGCATCCGTTCTGGCAGGCCGACGAGGAACCGCTTCCCGACCGACCCGAGACGGTCGTCCAGTCCGAGCCTCGGAAAGTCATCTGTCGGGACGACGACCACCTGTTCGCGCTCTCGCTCGCCCAGAACAGCATCTACGGGCCGGAGAAGTACGGGAAGTTCGCCTACTCCGCGACCTTCGGGTTCTCCATGGCCGGGCAGAACGTGGGCCTCGGGGAGGCGGGACACGACAGCACGCTCGCGCTCAGCCCGGACGGCGACCGGTACAAGACCCCCGCCTCCGAGTCGGTCGCCGCGACCGAAGTCGACGAGACGACCCTCAAATCGCTGTGGTCCCCGTGGGACGACGTCCGCGTCGAAACCTGGCTGGCGCCGGCGCTCCCCTGGCACGTCCGGGTCCACCGCCTCGAGACGTCGCGACCGCTTCACAGCGAGGAGGGCGGATTCGCGCTCGATCGGACGGGCGACGACGATCCGACGCAGTTCACCCACGGGACCGAGGGAGCGACCGCCCGCGCCGCGTATCCGAACGGGACGAGCGTCGTCACCGATCTGCGTGCCGACCGAAACCCGGAGATCGTCCCCGAGGAACCGAACACGAACCTCATGCACCCGCGTACGGTCGTCCCGACGCTCCGAAAGCAGTACGACGCCGGTGAACACTGGCTGGCCACTGCCGTCCGAGCGACGGCCGAGGGGCCGGTCGATTTCGACCGGACGCCGGAACTCGTGACTGCCGACGACGACCGCGTCGCGATCGAGACGGCCGACGGCGACCGACTCCTCGAGTGCCGGGCGGGCGAGATCGCGACCACGAATCGCGCGGAGTGA
- a CDS encoding family 78 glycoside hydrolase catalytic domain produces MLRNQPVDLRTEFASNPIGIDEPMPDLRWRVDADRRGARQTAFRVLVASTPDRLSPGEADRWDTGKRASARPAVTYDGPALESGCEYYWAVRVWDESDEPSAWSDPARWETGLLDPDDWAASWIRRPEEGAFERGRFTYLRRDFSLEGEIERARAYVSASHQYELSVNGRVVDCDGSFSYPDYQYYETVDLTDDLATGENAIGALCNWNGAGQGRPAAEPGFVCQLEVTFADGTERTVVTDGSWRVREAEWRADAPLRNDEIAEPVERIDGRRAPLGWAEPGFDAVAWDPAAVVGTHPTEPWERLVAQRSEVVRSPIEPVSMDRLEDGTYVVDFGRVYAGLPEVRFADGTDGHRVELRAGYLLEDDGTVSATEGTQWTDMRYEYVQPDGEGRFRPFNYLGVRYLQVDDPGEELEPEQVRLLATRNAVPDERAAAFESDDGTVDAVFDLARHSALYGCQGQFVDTPTREKGQFLMDGFNVSRTTTWAFGERALSRQAIAEFLRSHYRYWAGEGRLNAVYPNSDGKRDIPDFTVSFPEWVWRYYRTTGDRATLECAYPVITAIAAYVERHVDSDTGLITNLSGGEGGPYEEGIVDWPPEMRYGYDRDWPVRTTVNVLCASALARAADIAAALDRPDHERAHYRDAQRALETAIDEHLRRGDRYVDGCDARDASESASQHANALPLAFDLVPDAHADAVAERVAEQGMSMGPMMVPWLLEALETADRPDAIVDLVTNAEDDGWANILERGGTFIWETWHCRDPSLPDDHRRNRSESHAMGATVLVYILRTLLGVRPDGVAGEHVEIRPPEAGLESASGRVPTERGTVELSWTRGGERAGTRTDDASETFRLEATIPWNASATVALPTGDRDAVATVDGDPIRDDGDGGNSEKPAALPDGVSAVRDGERLEIDVESGTYRFALE; encoded by the coding sequence ATGCTACGGAACCAGCCGGTAGATCTGCGAACCGAGTTCGCCTCGAACCCGATCGGAATCGACGAACCGATGCCCGACCTGCGCTGGCGGGTCGACGCCGACCGCCGCGGAGCCCGGCAAACCGCGTTCAGAGTGCTCGTCGCGTCGACGCCGGACCGGCTCTCGCCAGGCGAGGCCGACCGTTGGGACACCGGAAAGCGGGCGTCGGCCCGGCCGGCAGTAACGTACGATGGCCCCGCTCTCGAGTCCGGGTGCGAATACTACTGGGCGGTTCGAGTGTGGGACGAGTCCGACGAGCCGAGCGCGTGGAGCGACCCGGCCCGATGGGAGACGGGGCTCCTCGATCCCGATGACTGGGCGGCGTCCTGGATCCGCCGCCCGGAGGAGGGTGCGTTCGAGCGTGGTCGATTCACCTACCTGCGCCGCGATTTCTCCCTCGAGGGAGAGATCGAACGCGCCCGCGCGTACGTCTCCGCCAGTCACCAGTACGAACTCTCGGTCAACGGTCGCGTCGTCGACTGCGACGGGTCGTTTTCCTATCCGGACTACCAGTACTACGAGACCGTCGACCTCACGGACGACCTCGCGACGGGCGAGAACGCGATCGGCGCGCTGTGCAACTGGAACGGCGCCGGCCAGGGACGACCCGCCGCCGAACCCGGCTTCGTCTGCCAGCTCGAGGTGACGTTCGCCGACGGGACCGAACGCACCGTCGTCACTGACGGGTCGTGGCGCGTCCGCGAGGCCGAGTGGCGGGCGGACGCACCGCTGCGAAACGACGAGATCGCGGAGCCGGTCGAACGCATCGACGGTCGTCGGGCCCCGCTCGGCTGGGCCGAGCCGGGATTCGACGCAGTGGCGTGGGACCCCGCGGCCGTCGTCGGCACCCACCCGACGGAGCCGTGGGAACGGCTCGTCGCCCAGCGCTCCGAAGTCGTTCGATCGCCGATCGAACCCGTCTCGATGGACCGACTCGAGGACGGGACGTACGTGGTCGACTTCGGGCGCGTCTACGCCGGGCTTCCCGAGGTTCGTTTCGCGGACGGAACCGACGGGCACCGAGTCGAACTCAGGGCGGGCTATCTGCTCGAGGACGACGGGACGGTTTCGGCCACCGAGGGGACCCAATGGACCGACATGCGCTACGAGTACGTCCAGCCCGACGGCGAGGGACGGTTCCGGCCGTTCAACTACCTCGGCGTCCGCTACCTGCAGGTCGACGATCCGGGCGAGGAACTCGAGCCCGAACAGGTGCGGCTACTGGCGACGCGCAACGCCGTCCCCGACGAGCGGGCGGCGGCGTTCGAGTCCGACGACGGGACGGTCGACGCGGTCTTCGACCTCGCGCGCCACTCGGCGCTGTACGGCTGTCAGGGGCAGTTCGTCGACACGCCGACCCGCGAGAAGGGCCAGTTCCTGATGGACGGCTTCAACGTCTCGCGGACGACGACGTGGGCATTCGGGGAACGAGCCCTGAGTCGACAGGCGATCGCGGAGTTCCTCCGTTCACACTACCGGTACTGGGCGGGCGAGGGCCGGTTGAACGCCGTCTACCCGAACAGCGACGGCAAGCGTGATATCCCCGATTTCACGGTCTCCTTTCCCGAGTGGGTCTGGCGGTACTACCGCACGACCGGCGACCGGGCGACGCTCGAGTGCGCCTATCCTGTCATCACGGCAATCGCGGCGTACGTCGAGCGCCACGTCGATAGCGATACTGGACTCATCACGAACCTCTCGGGCGGCGAGGGCGGTCCCTACGAGGAGGGGATCGTCGACTGGCCCCCCGAGATGCGCTACGGTTACGACCGGGACTGGCCCGTCAGGACGACGGTCAACGTCCTCTGTGCGAGCGCGCTCGCGCGGGCGGCCGACATCGCGGCCGCGCTCGACCGGCCCGACCACGAGCGAGCGCACTACCGCGACGCCCAGCGCGCGCTCGAGACGGCGATCGACGAACACCTTCGGCGGGGGGATCGCTACGTCGACGGCTGCGACGCGAGGGACGCGAGCGAGTCTGCCTCTCAGCACGCCAACGCCCTCCCGTTGGCGTTCGACCTCGTCCCCGACGCGCACGCCGACGCCGTCGCCGAGCGCGTGGCCGAGCAGGGGATGTCGATGGGGCCGATGATGGTCCCGTGGCTGCTCGAGGCCCTCGAGACCGCGGACCGTCCCGACGCGATCGTCGATCTGGTGACGAACGCCGAGGACGATGGCTGGGCGAACATCCTCGAGCGGGGCGGCACGTTCATCTGGGAGACCTGGCACTGTCGCGATCCGTCCCTCCCGGACGATCACCGGCGGAATCGAAGCGAGTCCCACGCCATGGGCGCGACGGTGCTGGTGTACATTCTCCGGACGCTCCTGGGCGTTCGCCCCGACGGCGTCGCGGGCGAGCACGTCGAGATTCGCCCGCCAGAAGCGGGGCTCGAGTCGGCGTCGGGGCGGGTGCCGACCGAACGGGGTACCGTCGAACTCTCGTGGACGCGGGGTGGCGAACGTGCGGGGACTCGGACGGACGACGCCAGTGAGACGTTCCGACTCGAGGCGACGATCCCGTGGAACGCGTCGGCGACGGTCGCGCTCCCGACGGGCGATCGAGACGCCGTCGCGACCGTCGATGGCGACCCGATCCGGGACGACGGGGACGGCGGGAACAGCGAGAAACCGGCGGCGCTTCCCGACGGCGTCTCGGCCGTTCGGGACGGCGAACGGCTCGAGATCGACGTCGAATCCGGGACCTATCGGTTCGCTCTCGAATGA
- a CDS encoding rhamnogalacturonan lyase, with product MESLDRGLVAVPVENGVLVRWRLLGTDPADLGFHVFRDGERVNDKPITDSTNYLDPEGTTDSTYAVRAVGNGRASGRKGDGRKPGMSEPVEVWDEQYKEIPLNKPDPVDGENGETVTYHANDASVADLTGDGTLDIVQKWTPSNAKDNAQDGHTSDVLLDGYTMEGEHLWRINLGQNIRAGAHYTPFVVYDFDGDGKAELAVRTSDGATDGTGTVIGDPDADYANETGRILEGPEYLTVFDGETGEELATKDFKPARGDICDWGDCYGNRGDRFLAGVAYLDGERPSIVMTRGYYAKSMLAAFDFRDGDLETRWLFDSDDGNEEYEAQGNHQLATADVDGDGKDEIVYGACVIDHDGTGLYSTGWNHGDALHVGDFDPGRDGLEVFQPHEWGPYGMTFRDAETGELLWGEEGEGDIGRGMIADIDPDYDGAEAWAGIPLSDDGLGTWTASGERVSEDTVDSMNFGIWWTGDLHRELLDHDFLGWDAGYGVGWIKKWNPETQELDLLQSFEGTRSNNSSKGTPCLSGDILGDWREEVIWRTEDSEALRLYATPHETDHRLYTLLHDPQYRTAIAWQNVGYNQPPWPSYFLGHGMDEPPKPDIELVSPEND from the coding sequence ATGGAATCGCTCGACCGGGGACTCGTGGCCGTTCCGGTAGAAAACGGGGTACTCGTCCGATGGCGACTGCTCGGGACGGATCCCGCCGATCTGGGATTCCACGTGTTCCGCGACGGCGAACGGGTGAACGACAAACCGATCACCGACAGCACGAATTACCTCGACCCCGAGGGAACGACGGACTCGACGTACGCGGTTCGAGCAGTCGGAAACGGTCGAGCCAGCGGCAGGAAAGGCGACGGCCGGAAACCCGGTATGTCGGAGCCCGTCGAGGTGTGGGACGAGCAGTACAAGGAGATTCCGCTGAACAAGCCCGATCCGGTCGACGGCGAGAACGGGGAGACGGTCACGTACCACGCCAACGACGCGAGCGTGGCCGACCTCACCGGCGACGGCACGCTCGACATCGTACAGAAGTGGACGCCATCGAACGCGAAGGACAACGCCCAAGACGGTCACACGAGCGACGTCCTGCTCGACGGGTACACGATGGAGGGCGAGCACCTCTGGCGAATCAATCTCGGGCAGAATATCCGGGCCGGCGCGCACTACACGCCGTTCGTCGTCTACGACTTCGACGGCGACGGGAAGGCGGAACTGGCCGTACGGACGTCCGACGGTGCCACGGACGGCACCGGAACGGTCATCGGCGACCCGGACGCCGACTACGCAAACGAAACGGGACGGATCCTCGAGGGGCCGGAGTACCTCACCGTCTTCGACGGCGAGACGGGCGAGGAACTCGCGACGAAGGACTTCAAGCCTGCGCGCGGCGACATCTGCGACTGGGGCGACTGCTATGGGAACCGCGGCGACCGGTTCCTCGCCGGCGTCGCCTACCTCGACGGCGAGCGACCGAGCATCGTCATGACGCGGGGCTACTACGCGAAGTCGATGCTGGCCGCGTTCGACTTCCGTGACGGCGACCTCGAGACCCGGTGGCTCTTCGACAGCGACGACGGCAACGAGGAGTACGAGGCCCAGGGTAACCACCAGCTTGCCACCGCCGACGTCGACGGCGACGGCAAGGACGAGATCGTCTACGGCGCGTGCGTCATCGACCACGACGGCACCGGACTGTACTCGACCGGCTGGAACCACGGCGACGCCTTACACGTCGGCGACTTCGATCCCGGTCGGGACGGACTCGAGGTCTTCCAGCCCCACGAGTGGGGTCCGTACGGAATGACGTTCCGCGACGCCGAGACGGGCGAGTTACTGTGGGGCGAGGAAGGGGAAGGCGACATCGGTAGAGGGATGATCGCGGACATCGATCCCGACTACGACGGCGCGGAAGCGTGGGCGGGGATCCCGCTATCCGACGACGGGCTCGGCACGTGGACCGCAAGCGGCGAGCGGGTCAGCGAGGACACCGTCGACTCGATGAACTTCGGAATCTGGTGGACCGGCGATCTGCACCGGGAACTGCTGGACCACGATTTCCTCGGCTGGGATGCGGGGTACGGCGTCGGCTGGATCAAGAAGTGGAACCCCGAGACCCAGGAGCTGGACCTGTTGCAGTCCTTCGAGGGAACGCGTTCGAACAACTCGTCGAAGGGGACGCCGTGTCTCTCGGGAGATATCCTCGGCGATTGGCGCGAAGAAGTGATCTGGCGGACCGAAGACAGCGAGGCGCTGCGTCTGTACGCGACGCCGCACGAGACCGACCACCGGCTGTACACGCTGTTGCACGATCCGCAATACCGGACCGCGATCGCGTGGCAGAACGTCGGCTACAACCAGCCGCCGTGGCCGAGTTACTTCCTCGGACACGGGATGGACGAACCGCCGAAACCCGACATCGAACTCGTCTCTCCAGAGAACGACTGA
- a CDS encoding RICIN domain-containing protein — protein sequence MVRDTEPRGSSNASTHEAGPTFDRRTILGLLGAGGLAAAYGSGTARADGGQPAEQKGSSGPTRKWNQDIDAQGHDLSNLGSIEVDHVYTAARNADVIVWKDDDGVFHADGTDGHVASGEDVIEVTQAAVDSLTDGRDWKETVAVVSPSTVGPVEGSGDVPTYENSDDITGIELPSYTVLDMPATMRVEDEGDQALVVPVEAYDAEHIEIPNLRVVGNPRFGLFLRSVQNLRLGNVSVEMTGDSPRGGIGVRIDGFAHGRGEDTVRCTDIQVDSVYIENSGGHAFETYAVDRIQVGQVIANGVESGCGVLLNETTDATVGSVIGREIDPGGGYAGFRVANGTHDVTCDQVIVRGGARGIFGVSGSHNITIGEVNIAEMLGGIFIEDNQNFTIEGGVVKNCDWEAVRIHSRSDFQHDPTTGVTITNLRTYDDRPEEEREQSYGIYVSGGQTSNVRIIDCDVRGGGTEQNIRVDADDTVLQNNHGGGLAKGTVTLESGADPAATVEGVSPFGYQQPSLRSDPVEASGATFAYDQYFLWNADSEAWDLHFEWKHDPGQNVDIQYIVDNPRANLGTHESMDDGGELTELEGGTYRLTAALNGDEIVMSVDGDLADGANVYNDTWGEANGQVWEVTELEDGVFRISPADADGLALEASDGGTDTGTNLELGAWEDADYQKFEANPVAPDNYTLEPTHADDLAVDVWEVDPDPGADLRHWNVSNGENQLWAFQDPNDG from the coding sequence GTGGTACGAGATACCGAACCACGAGGAAGTAGCAACGCGAGTACACACGAAGCCGGCCCGACGTTCGATCGACGGACGATCCTCGGTCTGTTGGGCGCTGGCGGCCTCGCCGCGGCATACGGAAGCGGTACGGCGCGGGCCGACGGTGGTCAGCCTGCCGAGCAAAAGGGCAGTTCGGGACCGACACGCAAGTGGAATCAGGATATCGATGCACAGGGACACGACCTCTCGAATCTGGGTTCGATCGAGGTCGACCACGTCTACACGGCGGCGCGGAACGCGGACGTGATCGTCTGGAAGGATGATGACGGCGTCTTTCACGCCGACGGGACGGACGGTCACGTCGCGAGCGGCGAGGACGTGATCGAGGTCACCCAGGCGGCGGTCGACAGCCTGACCGACGGTCGCGACTGGAAGGAGACGGTCGCGGTGGTCTCGCCGAGTACCGTCGGTCCGGTCGAGGGAAGCGGCGACGTGCCGACCTACGAGAACTCGGACGACATCACGGGGATCGAACTGCCCAGCTACACCGTGCTGGATATGCCCGCGACGATGCGCGTCGAAGACGAGGGCGATCAGGCGCTCGTCGTTCCGGTCGAGGCCTACGATGCCGAGCACATCGAAATTCCGAACTTACGGGTGGTCGGCAACCCCCGGTTCGGGCTGTTCCTCCGGAGCGTTCAGAACCTCCGGCTCGGCAACGTCAGCGTCGAGATGACCGGCGACAGTCCCCGCGGCGGCATCGGCGTCCGCATCGACGGCTTCGCCCACGGCCGCGGCGAGGACACCGTTCGCTGTACGGATATTCAGGTAGATTCGGTGTACATCGAAAATTCGGGCGGCCACGCCTTCGAAACGTACGCGGTCGACCGAATCCAGGTCGGCCAGGTTATCGCGAACGGGGTCGAATCGGGGTGTGGCGTCCTGCTCAACGAAACCACCGATGCGACGGTCGGTTCCGTCATCGGGCGGGAGATCGACCCCGGCGGCGGCTACGCCGGCTTCCGCGTCGCAAACGGCACGCACGATGTCACCTGCGATCAGGTAATCGTCCGCGGCGGTGCCCGCGGTATTTTCGGCGTTTCGGGGTCCCACAACATCACTATCGGCGAGGTGAACATCGCCGAGATGCTCGGCGGAATCTTCATCGAGGACAACCAGAACTTCACCATCGAGGGCGGCGTCGTCAAGAACTGTGACTGGGAGGCCGTGCGCATCCACTCGCGGTCTGACTTCCAGCACGATCCAACGACCGGCGTCACGATCACGAACCTCCGTACCTACGACGATCGACCGGAAGAAGAGCGCGAGCAGAGCTACGGCATCTACGTCTCCGGTGGCCAGACGTCCAACGTCCGCATCATCGATTGTGACGTGCGGGGCGGTGGGACAGAACAGAACATCCGTGTCGACGCTGACGACACCGTTCTCCAGAACAACCACGGCGGCGGCCTCGCGAAGGGCACCGTCACGCTCGAGTCCGGGGCCGACCCCGCCGCGACCGTCGAGGGCGTCAGTCCGTTCGGCTACCAGCAGCCGTCGCTCCGGTCCGACCCCGTTGAGGCGTCGGGCGCGACGTTCGCCTACGATCAGTACTTCCTCTGGAACGCCGACAGCGAGGCGTGGGATCTCCACTTCGAGTGGAAGCACGATCCCGGCCAAAACGTGGACATCCAGTACATCGTGGACAATCCGCGAGCGAACCTCGGTACCCACGAGTCGATGGACGACGGGGGAGAGCTAACGGAACTCGAGGGGGGGACCTACCGACTCACCGCGGCGCTCAACGGCGACGAGATCGTGATGAGCGTCGACGGCGACCTCGCCGACGGCGCGAACGTCTACAACGACACCTGGGGCGAGGCGAACGGCCAGGTCTGGGAGGTCACAGAACTCGAGGACGGCGTCTTCCGCATTAGCCCGGCCGACGCCGACGGGCTCGCGCTCGAGGCGTCCGACGGCGGGACCGACACCGGCACGAACCTCGAACTGGGCGCGTGGGAGGACGCCGACTACCAGAAGTTCGAGGCGAACCCGGTCGCGCCGGATAACTACACCCTCGAGCCGACCCACGCCGACGACCTCGCGGTCGACGTCTGGGAGGTCGACCCCGATCCGGGTGCCGACCTGCGCCACTGGAACGTGAGCAACGGGGAGAACCAGCTCTGGGCGTTCCAGGATCCCAACGACGGATAG